In Syngnathus scovelli strain Florida chromosome 10, RoL_Ssco_1.2, whole genome shotgun sequence, the following are encoded in one genomic region:
- the LOC125971981 gene encoding uncharacterized protein, which yields MKLDLKLLCMALGLVLCLGENAQVTPCDHDGTTTDKKCQGKRGGTVALKAHGTSTGPVKWKKEASPQPIEITPTKGEYEKNEPNDAVLKILNLKGTSEGKYMTSGGGISPAQNFIVEVADCFGAATDVTCDGKPNGELWLKAIGANTATVTWKKEGTPPTVIENIADKYQKTGAHDSTLKILKLDEDTKGTYEATEGGITPTSQKFKVQVPATSANAGEGNSGVSATNDSNVVSGSSGGKGNSGVSATNDSNVVSNNKGSGDGGNGGRSGSGNGLSYSPALLVIVTLVQLLLQLAN from the exons ATGAAGCTGGACCTCAAGCTACTGTGCATGGCCTTGGGCCTCGTCCTCTGCCTTGGGGAAAACGCGCAAG TGACGCCATGCGACCACGATGGAACAACTACTGACAAGAAGTGCCAAGGCAAGCGGGGAGGAACGGTCGCCTTGAAAGCCCATGGCACTTCCACCGGCCCTGTCAAATGGAAGAAGGAAGCCAGCCCTCAACCTATTGAGATTACGCCCACTAAGGGCGAGTACGAGAAAAATGAACCAAATGACGCCGTCCTGAAGATCCTAAACCTGAAAGGCACCTCCGAGGGAAAGTACATGACCAGCGGGGGCGGCATCTCACCAGCGCAAAACTTCATCGTCGAAG TGGCAGACTGCTTTGGCGCGGCGACAGACGTGACGTGCGACGGCAAGCCGAATGGTGAGCTCTGGTTGAAAGCCATTGGCGCTAACACCGCGACGGTCACCTGGAAGAAGGAAGGAACCCCACCTACAGTTATTGAAAACATCGCTGACAAGTACCAGAAAACCGGAGCACACGACTCCACCCTGAAGATCTTAAAACTGGACGAGGACACCAAGGGAACGTACGAGGCCACGGAGGGCGGCATCACTCCAACATCACAAAAGTTCAAGGTCCAAG TGCCGGCCACCAGTGCCAATGCCGGCGAAGGCAACAGCGGCGTGTCGGCCACCAATGACAGTAACGTTGtcagcggcagcagcggcggcaaaGGCAACAGCGGCGTGTCGGCCACCAATGACAGTAACGTTGTCAGCAACAACAAAGGCAGCGGCGACGGCGGCAACGGCGGCCGCAGCGGCAGCGGCAACGGCCTGTCCTACTCCCCTGCTCTGCTGGTGATTGTCACTTTGGTCCAACTGCTGCTTCAGCTGGCCAATTAG